In Candidatus Dependentiae bacterium, the following are encoded in one genomic region:
- a CDS encoding type II secretion system F family protein — MALYFYRALSKEGKKISGHLDASSVESVRSQLTAKGLYPFEIKINKDSNSTSSFFTSLFERPVPFKDIIFFTKQLAVLLKSGVPLLQSLELLSEQFSGKLRSIIISLKDGVKEGNSLAQGLQAYPKTFSNIFIQLVKAGEASGKLETILERLTSYLEREEETRKKISKALSGPMVQLGAIGLMVIGIMTFVVPNLQKMLTSMGKELPIQTKILLAGSYLLTNHYLPLIFTVLAIAITFQYWLSRPQGKRTMDKIKLKIPVIKFFARTNAVVQFCSTLGMLLESGVNISNALDIVCNIIDNRILVDTLTEAKDKIIKQGKITPFLKETGLFPPMAIYLINTGEQSGNLDYMLLTVAKNYDDELIEFTDGLTSKLDPVMTIVMGLIVGFIMFAIMGPMISMYDM, encoded by the coding sequence ATGGCGCTTTATTTCTATCGAGCTTTATCCAAAGAAGGAAAAAAAATAAGCGGCCACCTGGATGCTTCCTCTGTTGAATCTGTAAGATCTCAACTCACAGCAAAAGGCTTATATCCCTTTGAAATTAAAATCAATAAAGATTCTAACTCAACATCTTCTTTTTTCACATCTTTATTTGAAAGACCAGTTCCCTTTAAAGATATAATTTTTTTTACGAAACAATTAGCAGTTCTTTTAAAGTCAGGTGTTCCGCTCTTACAGTCTCTTGAACTTTTATCTGAACAGTTTTCTGGAAAACTAAGATCTATCATTATCAGCTTAAAAGATGGCGTCAAAGAAGGTAATTCGCTTGCTCAAGGGCTACAAGCCTACCCAAAAACATTTAGCAATATATTTATCCAACTTGTAAAGGCTGGTGAAGCAAGTGGAAAATTAGAAACCATTTTAGAACGACTTACCAGCTATCTTGAGCGAGAAGAAGAAACTCGAAAAAAAATAAGTAAGGCGCTTTCTGGCCCGATGGTTCAACTTGGAGCTATTGGCTTAATGGTCATTGGAATAATGACATTTGTTGTTCCAAATTTACAAAAAATGCTCACCTCTATGGGTAAAGAATTGCCTATTCAGACTAAAATTTTACTCGCGGGTTCTTATCTTTTAACCAACCACTATCTTCCATTAATTTTTACAGTCCTTGCCATTGCTATAACTTTTCAGTACTGGCTATCAAGACCACAAGGCAAACGCACCATGGATAAAATTAAACTAAAAATCCCAGTCATAAAATTTTTTGCGCGGACAAACGCTGTCGTACAATTTTGTAGCACCCTTGGAATGCTTCTTGAAAGCGGTGTTAATATTTCTAATGCGCTCGACATCGTTTGTAATATTATTGATAACCGAATTTTGGTCGATACTTTAACAGAGGCAAAAGATAAAATTATCAAACAAGGTAAAATTACTCCTTTTTTAAAAGAAACAGGACTTTTTCCACCCATGGCAATTTATTTAATTAACACGGGGGAACAAAGTGGAAACCTTGATTACATGCTACTAACCGTAGCAAAAAATTATGATGATGAACTTATAGAATTTACAGATGGACTGACATCAAAATTAGATCCTGTCATGACTATTGTGATGGGACTCATTGTTGGATTTATTATGTTTGCAATTATGGGACCAATGATTAGCATGTATGACATGTAA
- a CDS encoding type II secretion system protein GspG yields the protein MFSNQRQDLKPGFSFLEMMFVLAIMSLFLAFVGPKFMGFLGKGTKAVTKSTLKVVDQAIKQFKMDVGRYPDKLEDLVKRPENASRWDGPYAGEDVENPEVQKDAWDNELVYERKAPGSHPAFDLYSKGDPEKEDDRIYANNQ from the coding sequence ATGTTTTCAAATCAAAGACAAGATCTTAAACCTGGATTCAGCTTTCTTGAGATGATGTTTGTTCTTGCAATCATGTCTCTTTTCCTAGCCTTTGTTGGACCAAAATTTATGGGCTTTTTAGGAAAGGGAACCAAAGCCGTAACTAAAAGCACTCTTAAAGTAGTAGACCAAGCAATTAAGCAATTTAAAATGGACGTAGGACGCTATCCTGACAAGCTTGAAGACTTAGTCAAAAGACCAGAAAACGCTTCTAGATGGGATGGTCCATATGCTGGTGAAGACGTTGAAAACCCTGAAGTCCAAAAAGATGCATGGGACAACGAATTAGTTTATGAAAGAAAAGCACCAGGATCGCATCCTGCTTTCGATCTTTATTCAAAAGGTGATCCAGAAAAAGAAGATGATCGCATCTATGCAAACAATCAATAA
- a CDS encoding prepilin-type N-terminal cleavage/methylation domain-containing protein: MQKHKSHLITGSQGSCRRSSSYGGQAKPDESTTKLEAKSVGRRLMSGFTFMEIMIALMILSIFGSSLFMMQVTIFQKVEKPHVAVENLLEIDREMINLKVEIDQAHKEKKELRAIKIHRQKQNPDQTIDISIEAIKETSSLFKKFGKNVSFVQATTAQGKHSDQWITFLFTPPVTEEVEPKKSGTK, from the coding sequence ATGCAAAAGCATAAAAGCCATTTAATTACTGGGTCCCAGGGTTCCTGCCGTCGCTCTTCGAGCTATGGCGGACAGGCTAAGCCCGACGAAAGCACGACGAAACTAGAAGCGAAGTCCGTGGGACGACGGCTTATGTCTGGCTTTACGTTCATGGAAATCATGATCGCATTAATGATCCTTTCAATATTTGGCTCATCGCTTTTTATGATGCAAGTAACTATTTTTCAAAAAGTTGAAAAGCCACATGTCGCTGTAGAAAATCTTTTAGAAATTGACAGAGAGATGATCAATCTTAAAGTAGAAATCGATCAAGCACATAAAGAAAAAAAAGAACTACGAGCCATTAAAATTCATCGCCAAAAACAAAATCCAGACCAAACAATAGATATTTCAATCGAAGCAATTAAAGAAACATCTTCTTTGTTTAAAAAGTTTGGCAAAAATGTATCTTTCGTCCAAGCCACTACAGCACAAGGCAAACACTCAGATCAGTGGATTACTTTTTTATTTACACCTCCAGTAACTGAAGAAGTTGAACCAAAAAAATCGGGGACAAAATGA